The following are encoded together in the Brachyspira sp. SAP_772 genome:
- the deoC gene encoding deoxyribose-phosphate aldolase yields MENLNQFIDHTILRADATIDDIRKLCIEAKEHNFYSLCVNSAYVNVAYNFLLHSNVKVCSVVGFPLGAMIKEAKAYETKFAIDSGANEIDMVANIGFLKSKKIDLFERDIKKVRDACHVGVLKVIIETCLLTDEEKVLACKIAKEFGADFVKTSTGFSTGGATEHDVELMRKTVGDKVGVKASGGIKTYEDAIKMINAGANRIGTSNGVAIMKSLK; encoded by the coding sequence TTATAGATCATACTATATTAAGAGCAGATGCTACAATAGATGATATAAGGAAATTATGTATAGAAGCTAAGGAGCATAATTTTTATTCGTTATGTGTTAATTCTGCTTATGTTAATGTTGCGTACAATTTTCTTTTACATTCAAATGTTAAGGTTTGTTCAGTTGTAGGGTTCCCTCTTGGAGCTATGATTAAAGAGGCTAAGGCTTATGAAACAAAATTTGCTATTGACAGCGGTGCTAATGAAATAGATATGGTAGCAAATATTGGTTTTTTAAAAAGCAAAAAGATAGATTTATTTGAAAGAGATATTAAAAAAGTAAGAGATGCTTGTCATGTTGGAGTACTTAAAGTAATTATAGAAACTTGCCTTTTAACAGATGAAGAGAAGGTGTTAGCTTGTAAGATAGCTAAAGAGTTTGGAGCAGATTTTGTTAAGACTTCCACTGGTTTTTCTACAGGAGGAGCTACAGAGCATGACGTTGAGCTTATGAGAAAAACAGTCGGTGATAAAGTAGGAGTTAAAGCTTCCGGCGGAATCAAAACTTATGAAGATGCTATAAAAATGATAAATGCTGGTGCTAATAGAATAGGTACTAGTAATGGTGTAGCTATAATGAAGTCTTTAAAGTAA